The following DNA comes from Chloroflexota bacterium.
GTTGGCGACAAAGCATGTCGCTTCTGTATCTACCGCTCCCATTGTGACCGGGGTCAGGTGGCGGCAGACCTGGCCGATTTCGATATGGATGATCCCGATGGCCCATCCGACAGCCTCGATTTAAGTTTTGATTTCGAAAACATCGCCGAAATCGACTATTGAGTTTCCCAATGTCGCTTTTGCCCAATGAAAACCTGGATTGAGCCCCAGTCAAGCCCCCTACCCGAAACATTGCCCGCCCTGACGGGCGGAAGTTTCCTGGTGGCGCAGATTCTGGCCCGACGGGGCTTCAGCGATCCCCATGCTGCCCGCGCTTTTATCGATCCCGGCTATTACGAACCGGCCCCTGCTGCCGACCTGCCAGATATGGATCGGGCAGTTGAGCGGTTGGAGCGGGCGCTGGCCAATCAGGAGAAGATCTGCGTCTGGGGCGATTTCGATGTGGATGGTCAGACGGCCACATCGTTATTGGTCTCTTTGCTCCGTAGCCTGGGTGCGGACCCTGCCTATCATATCCCCCTTCGGTCGCAGGGACATGGCGTGCATACAGATCAACTGGCACAGCTGATCGATGAGGGCATAGATGTCCTGTTGACCTGCGACACTGGAGTGGCAGCCCACGACGCGATTGCCTATGCCAACCAGCATGGCGTCGATGTGGTGGTCACCGATCACCACGACCTGCCTCAGACACTGCCCGACGCCTACGCGATTGTCAACCCCAAACGCTTGTCGGCCGGACACCCGCTGGCCAGCCTTCCCGGCGTGGGAGTGGCCTACAAACTGGCTGAGGCGCTGTTGGATCGTTTTGGCCACCCTGGCGAGGCAGAACAATTTCTCGACCTGGTTGCTCTTGGGATCGTTGCCGATGTGGCGTTACAGGTGGATGACACCCGTTTCCTGCTTCAGCAAGGCTTAGAAAGCCTGCGAGGCACCCGGCGAATCGGCTTGCAGGTGCTGATGGAGAAAGCAGACCTCAACCCGGCAGGCCTCTCCGAGCAGCATATCGGCTTCGCGATCGGGCCACGCTTGAATGCACTGGGCCGGCTGGATGATGCCAATCTGGCAGTTGACTTTCTGCTCACGGAGGATCAAGGGAAAGCGACCCTGTTGGCCACGCGGTTGGAGGGTCTGAACGCGCGGCGTAAGTTCCTGACGGATCAGGTTTTCGAGGGCGCGCAGGCTCAAATCGAGCAGGATCCTGAATTACTGGAACAGCCTGTGCTTGTGCTGGAAGATGCAGATTGGCCTGCCAGCATCATTGGTATCGTGGCCAGCCGCCTGGTGGAGCGCTACAATCGGCCAACCATTCTGATTGCCAATCCGGAGGAGGAGCTGGCCCGCGGTTCGGCCCGTTCCATTAAAGGCTTCGACATCAGTCGGGCCATCGCCGGCCAGAGCGAGTTGCTTCACAGCTATGGGGGCCACCCCATGGCCGCGGGTATGTCTCTGGATCGCGGGAATATCGACGCGTTTCGGCGCCGCATCAACCAGAAGGCAACAGAGATTCTGGGTGACCAGCCGGTAGAAGCAACCTTGCAGATCGACGCTTACCTGCCTTTGGCTGACATTTCCCTGGAACTGGTGGACGATTTGGCCCACCTGGCTCCCTTTGGAGCAGGCAATCCCCCTGTCGTTTTGGCCTCCCGCGATCTCAGGTTGCTGTCGCAGGCGCCAATTGGCCGAAACAAGGAA
Coding sequences within:
- the recJ gene encoding single-stranded-DNA-specific exonuclease RecJ, which codes for MKTWIEPQSSPLPETLPALTGGSFLVAQILARRGFSDPHAARAFIDPGYYEPAPAADLPDMDRAVERLERALANQEKICVWGDFDVDGQTATSLLVSLLRSLGADPAYHIPLRSQGHGVHTDQLAQLIDEGIDVLLTCDTGVAAHDAIAYANQHGVDVVVTDHHDLPQTLPDAYAIVNPKRLSAGHPLASLPGVGVAYKLAEALLDRFGHPGEAEQFLDLVALGIVADVALQVDDTRFLLQQGLESLRGTRRIGLQVLMEKADLNPAGLSEQHIGFAIGPRLNALGRLDDANLAVDFLLTEDQGKATLLATRLEGLNARRKFLTDQVFEGAQAQIEQDPELLEQPVLVLEDADWPASIIGIVASRLVERYNRPTILIANPEEELARGSARSIKGFDISRAIAGQSELLHSYGGHPMAAGMSLDRGNIDAFRRRINQKATEILGDQPVEATLQIDAYLPLADISLELVDDLAHLAPFGAGNPPVVLASRDLRLLSQAPIGRNKEHLQLTVTDDQGNVQRVLWWQGAGRPQPEGVFDLACLARSNSYRGQRQLQIEWLDFRPVAAATLEPQPVSDVTVMDHRHHSHPEALLQKMSEAGSFQVWAEGEARRMIGGTGRFELVPGKDLAIWTIPPGRQVLLDVLERIQPDSVAIFGIDPGLDEPVVFLKRLAGLVHRTLNVEHGQADLPRMASAMAHRIETVQVGLGWLEARGDVQIKQKSPEGMLLEKGEGQPSEDAKKIYHELQEILAEAAAYREFFVTARADNLL